The following are encoded together in the Candidatus Woesebacteria bacterium genome:
- the rpmB gene encoding 50S ribosomal protein L28: MSYICEICGKKSAVGRSQQHKRGVAGKRWRKRAQETARVFKPNLQKKTFVVSGENIQMRACTKCIKAAKKFGKVKDYKSISVL, from the coding sequence ATGTCATACATTTGCGAAATTTGCGGAAAGAAATCAGCTGTAGGCAGAAGCCAACAGCATAAACGAGGCGTTGCCGGTAAGCGGTGGAGAAAACGTGCACAAGAAACTGCGCGTGTATTTAAACCCAACTTGCAGAAGAAAACTTTTGTCGTGTCAGGCGAAAACATCCAAATGCGTGCGTGCACGAAATGTATCAAAGCCGCAAAGAAATTCGGTAAAGTAAAAGACTATAAATCAATCTCCGTCTTGTAA
- a CDS encoding O-antigen ligase family protein, which translates to MDQKIRQLIVGIFSALFFFTPLIVYPQTGEIFEFSKIVFIYLVASSVTTLHIIRIIINKKILFTKSAADIPLILFLVSGVISTYLSLDVRTSLLGYYGRYNGGLFSSISYCLLYWIYLANVDKKDTLKILKILVVSGLIVSIIAVFEHFGVSPTCLIVSAVALPYTNPASYFSSLQSSFDPACWVQNFSERVFSTIGQPNWLAAWMVALIPVTWSFVFNCGSDSLFIKLRNATSLKVVTTLTNLCLIALSITFTLVVIFTKSRSGLIAFLLGLILFLAVLFIIKLQEKYSIKHMRSSIVGVMVILLIAVLLFSHSFLQKTTLSISRNKGETITDTFAIRKIVWEGALNIWRAHPIFGSGVETFGYTYSGYQPVVHNLTSEWNFLFNKAHNEYLNILANTGLVGLVSYITVIGSFFYLFINNIRSTNHPNGIRLLHLGLFVGFITLLITNIVGFSVTVTSLIFFLYPAMSKSLSSNVGIKVAQKNTVGKLQLLFVIPVITLGVFAIYNICMYWQADKLAESAKSYLSRGNAHEARRLITKALNIQPREPYYHMLLAETAADLAINTSSNETDLIENYVSSTVAESTNAVNLSKYNVNLKMRQAYLFISLSGIEPLFMNVASDVLHDAITYAPNDAELLYNYGLTLVRTNQSDLALKTFEKTIVIKPNYKEPRLAAAILYIDQGEILKAQYHLQYIYNNIDQTDVNVNTKIKELE; encoded by the coding sequence ATGGATCAGAAAATTAGACAGCTTATTGTCGGGATCTTCTCGGCTTTATTTTTTTTTACGCCTTTAATCGTCTATCCCCAAACGGGTGAAATATTTGAGTTCTCCAAAATCGTCTTTATATATCTTGTGGCATCGAGTGTTACGACCCTTCACATTATTAGAATTATAATCAACAAAAAAATTTTATTTACAAAGTCGGCAGCAGACATTCCGCTAATTCTGTTTTTGGTTTCTGGGGTAATTTCAACATATTTGTCGCTTGATGTGCGAACTTCACTTCTTGGTTACTATGGCAGATATAATGGCGGATTGTTTTCCAGTATTTCGTACTGTCTGCTTTATTGGATCTACCTGGCAAACGTCGACAAAAAAGATACATTGAAAATACTTAAAATCTTAGTCGTCTCGGGATTAATCGTATCTATCATCGCCGTATTCGAACACTTTGGAGTAAGTCCGACATGTCTAATTGTCAGCGCAGTAGCTTTGCCTTACACTAATCCTGCAAGTTATTTTTCATCGCTCCAATCAAGTTTTGATCCCGCCTGCTGGGTACAAAATTTTAGTGAACGCGTATTTTCGACCATCGGTCAACCCAATTGGCTTGCCGCATGGATGGTCGCACTCATTCCCGTCACATGGTCGTTTGTATTTAATTGTGGTTCCGATTCTTTGTTTATTAAATTGCGCAATGCGACTTCATTAAAAGTTGTAACAACACTTACAAATCTTTGTTTAATCGCATTATCCATCACTTTTACTCTGGTTGTAATTTTTACAAAATCCAGGTCGGGCTTAATTGCTTTCCTCCTCGGGTTAATATTATTCCTTGCCGTTTTATTCATAATTAAACTGCAAGAAAAGTATTCAATAAAGCACATGCGATCAAGCATTGTTGGCGTTATGGTAATTCTTTTGATTGCGGTTTTACTTTTCTCACATTCTTTTTTGCAAAAAACAACCTTAAGTATTTCCCGGAACAAAGGCGAGACAATCACAGATACTTTCGCGATTAGAAAAATTGTATGGGAAGGTGCACTAAATATTTGGCGAGCACATCCAATTTTTGGAAGCGGTGTGGAAACTTTCGGTTATACGTATTCGGGTTATCAACCGGTTGTACACAATCTTACTTCGGAGTGGAATTTTTTGTTTAACAAAGCTCACAATGAGTATTTAAATATACTTGCAAACACTGGCTTGGTCGGATTGGTTTCTTACATAACCGTCATTGGAAGTTTTTTCTATTTGTTTATAAATAACATTCGATCTACAAATCATCCAAATGGTATACGACTACTACACCTTGGTTTATTTGTCGGTTTTATTACCTTACTCATCACTAACATTGTCGGTTTTTCGGTAACTGTTACGTCTCTTATCTTCTTTCTTTATCCGGCGATGTCCAAGTCATTGTCTAGTAATGTTGGCATTAAGGTTGCACAAAAAAATACAGTCGGTAAATTACAATTGCTATTTGTTATACCGGTTATTACACTCGGTGTTTTTGCCATTTACAATATTTGTATGTATTGGCAAGCAGACAAACTTGCAGAAAGCGCAAAATCTTACTTGTCACGAGGTAATGCACACGAAGCAAGACGTTTAATTACGAAAGCACTTAATATACAACCCAGGGAACCTTACTATCACATGCTCCTTGCAGAAACAGCAGCAGATCTTGCCATAAACACTTCATCGAATGAAACCGACTTAATAGAAAATTATGTTTCCTCGACAGTTGCCGAATCAACTAACGCTGTTAATTTATCCAAATATAACGTCAATCTGAAAATGCGCCAGGCGTATCTATTTATATCCTTGTCGGGAATTGAACCGTTGTTTATGAATGTTGCAAGCGATGTTTTACACGATGCGATCACGTATGCACCAAATGATGCAGAACTACTTTATAACTACGGACTTACTCTTGTTAGAACAAATCAAAGCGACTTGGCTCTAAAGACATTTGAAAAAACAATTGTAATTAAACCTAATTACAAAGAGCCGAGATTGGCGGCGGCAATTCTCTATATCGACCAAGGTGAGATCCTAAAAGCGCAATATCACTTACAGTATATTTACAACAACATCGACCAAACAGACGTAAACGTTAACACCAAAATTAAAGAGCTGGAGTGA
- a CDS encoding site-2 protease family protein, giving the protein MEILASIVAFIIAITFHEAAHAWMADKLGDPTARLMGRLSLNPIVHYDPIGTSILLILVILHAFHFPVIPFGWAKPVRFDPYNLKYPRRDSALIALAGPVSNLLIAVIASILIRLAIAPFSPFGMLTIFLLPLIYLNVLLAVFNLLPIHPLDGGKIFIALLPAREAADADLFLNRYGMIILFFLIFASVNGSSPLTAFLGPLLNLILGILLPGPALI; this is encoded by the coding sequence ATGGAAATACTCGCCTCGATTGTAGCTTTTATTATCGCGATCACCTTTCATGAAGCGGCTCACGCTTGGATGGCAGACAAACTCGGTGACCCGACAGCGAGGCTCATGGGAAGATTGTCGCTTAACCCAATCGTTCATTATGACCCAATCGGCACAAGTATTTTATTGATACTCGTAATACTACATGCGTTTCATTTTCCGGTAATCCCCTTTGGTTGGGCAAAGCCGGTTCGATTTGATCCATATAATCTAAAGTATCCTCGTCGTGATTCGGCTCTGATTGCCCTTGCAGGACCAGTGTCAAATTTACTAATCGCCGTTATTGCATCCATTTTGATTAGACTTGCTATCGCGCCGTTTTCTCCCTTTGGAATGCTAACCATTTTTTTATTACCGTTAATATATTTAAATGTTTTGCTTGCTGTGTTTAATTTATTGCCCATTCATCCTCTGGATGGAGGCAAGATTTTTATAGCGCTATTGCCGGCACGTGAGGCGGCCGATGCCGACCTTTTTCTCAATCGCTACGGTATGATAATTCTTTTCTTTCTGATTTTTGCTTCCGTCAACGGTTCGTCTCCCTTGACTGCGTTTCTTGGACCTTTGCTTAATTTGATTCTCGGAATTTTGCTCCCCGGCCCTGCATTGATTTGA
- a CDS encoding methionyl-tRNA formyltransferase, translating to MKIVFFGTPDNVIPVLNVLHKTFSSVDGSCIKAVVTQPPQPTGRQKINTFSAVDNWAYKKSIPRLYTPQDVLREKVPADIAILAAYGAIIPNDVINYFPYGILNVHPSLLPKLRGASPVQSTLTIGEDCGVTIIKLDEKMDHGPIVTQFKDTLEENDTLATLRVRLFEKSAEVIKTLLPAYIKGKVNLKPQDHELATFTRLIKRDDGFVDWKFLKSAITGEPTDYVWDIPYIKNYQIKPTPINIDRFVRALTPWPGAWTKLEIGKTGKRLKILEVKAHNDNLEIITVQLEGKNPVSWKQFLEVYKVV from the coding sequence ATGAAAATAGTTTTTTTTGGAACACCCGACAACGTAATTCCAGTACTAAATGTTTTACATAAAACGTTCAGCTCCGTTGACGGATCATGTATCAAAGCCGTTGTAACACAACCACCGCAACCGACAGGTAGACAAAAGATTAATACTTTTTCGGCAGTCGATAATTGGGCGTACAAAAAATCTATTCCCAGACTTTATACTCCGCAAGACGTCCTAAGAGAAAAAGTTCCTGCCGATATTGCTATACTTGCCGCCTACGGTGCTATTATCCCAAACGACGTTATAAATTATTTCCCCTATGGTATTTTAAACGTTCACCCATCCTTACTACCCAAATTACGCGGAGCTTCGCCGGTTCAATCGACACTTACAATAGGTGAAGATTGTGGAGTTACGATAATTAAGTTAGATGAGAAAATGGATCACGGACCCATCGTGACGCAGTTTAAGGATACACTGGAAGAAAACGATACACTCGCAACCCTTCGGGTCCGACTATTTGAAAAAAGCGCCGAGGTCATCAAAACCCTTTTACCCGCATACATCAAAGGCAAGGTAAATCTCAAACCACAAGATCATGAGTTAGCAACTTTCACCCGACTCATAAAAAGAGACGATGGTTTCGTTGATTGGAAATTTTTAAAATCCGCCATTACAGGCGAACCAACCGATTATGTGTGGGATATACCATACATAAAAAACTACCAAATTAAACCCACACCTATAAACATTGACCGTTTCGTACGGGCACTTACACCTTGGCCGGGAGCTTGGACAAAACTGGAAATTGGAAAAACCGGTAAACGGCTTAAAATTCTCGAAGTTAAAGCACATAATGACAATCTTGAAATCATTACTGTTCAGTTAGAAGGCAAAAACCCCGTTTCTTGGAAACAATTCCTGGAAGTATACAAAGTTGTGTAA
- the def gene encoding peptide deformylase, producing the protein MIRKIVGVKDPSLRRISLPVKKVDKKIKDLIRDMEETLVSQKDPEGIGLAAPQIGKNLQIFLMKLTTKDAKELNEQSLIKVVINPQIVKVDKVTKQELTKKREILEGCLSLPHYYGPLVRSSKVTINYLDENGEKRIQTFSNLPAQIVLHEIDHLNGILFVDRLLEQGQPLYEYKADRWKEVELT; encoded by the coding sequence ATGATTAGAAAAATTGTTGGCGTAAAAGACCCGTCCTTACGTAGGATTTCACTTCCTGTTAAAAAAGTCGACAAAAAAATTAAAGACTTGATCAGGGATATGGAAGAAACTTTGGTTTCACAAAAGGATCCTGAAGGTATCGGTCTTGCGGCACCTCAGATCGGTAAAAACCTGCAAATATTTTTAATGAAATTAACTACAAAAGATGCAAAAGAATTAAATGAACAAAGTCTCATCAAAGTTGTTATAAATCCGCAAATCGTCAAAGTTGACAAGGTGACAAAACAAGAACTCACCAAAAAACGGGAAATACTCGAGGGTTGTTTATCTTTACCCCATTACTACGGACCACTGGTTCGTTCAAGTAAAGTTACAATAAATTATCTTGATGAAAATGGTGAAAAAAGAATTCAAACGTTTTCTAATTTACCGGCACAAATTGTCCTACATGAAATCGATCACTTGAACGGCATACTATTCGTAGACAGATTGTTGGAACAAGGACAACCGTTATATGAATACAAAGCAGATCGTTGGAAAGAAGTTGAACTTACATGA